One Verrucomicrobiota bacterium genomic window carries:
- a CDS encoding NAD-dependent epimerase/dehydratase family protein, whose product MKCFVTGASGFVGSNLVAELLRAGHEVKALCRKNSLRLGLDGLDCEIVEGDIRNRPGLERALRGSEWCFHTAASYHLWLRDYAPMYEDNVEGTRNVLNAARMAGCSRVVYTSTVGCIGLPQDGKNPVQPTDETAPVSESQMSNHYKRSKWKAEGVALNMAQQGVPVVIVNPSAPIGPRDAKPTPTGQVIVDLLSGRMPAFLDTGLNWVHVRDVACGHILAASKGRIGERYILGNAQGNWSMGETLKLIAEIGGSKAPLFRIPYALAYAAALCNESLSWLTGTPPRAPLAGVKMARYKMYFNPAKAIQELGMPQTSPRQAFEDAIAWFSTNGYLSKPQRR is encoded by the coding sequence ATGAAGTGTTTCGTGACAGGAGCTTCAGGCTTCGTCGGATCCAATCTCGTGGCCGAGCTCCTCCGCGCCGGACATGAAGTCAAGGCGCTCTGCCGCAAGAACAGCCTTCGCCTCGGGCTGGACGGCTTGGACTGCGAAATCGTGGAGGGAGACATCCGCAATCGTCCCGGCCTGGAGCGCGCGTTGCGGGGAAGCGAGTGGTGTTTTCACACCGCCGCCAGTTACCACTTGTGGCTGCGCGACTACGCCCCGATGTATGAAGACAACGTCGAAGGAACGCGAAATGTTTTGAATGCCGCCCGGATGGCCGGATGCTCGCGTGTCGTTTATACCAGCACCGTGGGCTGCATCGGTCTTCCGCAAGACGGTAAAAATCCCGTCCAACCGACCGACGAAACAGCTCCGGTGAGCGAATCGCAAATGTCCAATCACTACAAAAGATCGAAATGGAAAGCCGAGGGTGTGGCGCTGAACATGGCGCAACAAGGAGTTCCCGTGGTGATCGTCAATCCCAGCGCCCCGATCGGTCCGCGTGACGCCAAACCCACGCCGACAGGCCAGGTTATCGTGGATCTCCTCTCCGGACGCATGCCGGCCTTTCTCGACACCGGATTAAACTGGGTTCACGTGCGCGACGTGGCCTGCGGCCATATCCTCGCCGCGTCGAAAGGACGTATTGGAGAACGCTATATCCTCGGGAACGCACAAGGCAACTGGAGCATGGGCGAGACGCTGAAGCTCATCGCTGAGATTGGGGGGTCGAAAGCGCCACTATTTCGCATTCCATACGCCCTTGCCTACGCCGCCGCCCTCTGCAACGAGAGCCTTTCCTGGCTTACCGGCACCCCGCCACGAGCACCCCTGGCGGGTGTGAAGATGGCTCGATACAAGATGTACTTCAACCCCGCCAAAGCCATCCAGGAATTAGGCATGCCCCAAACCTCCCCGCGCCAAGCTTTCGAAGATGCGATTGCTTGGTTTTCCACCAACGGCTATCTCTCCAAACCTCAACGCCGCTAA
- a CDS encoding YajQ family cyclic di-GMP-binding protein codes for MPTFDIVSEVNSMEIENAVNQARKELATRFDFKDSPAEINLEKNEIHLTALDAYKMKTLVEMVTTKLSKRGVSPKNVDKGDPDLSPLGHARQTIKIKQGLDSTVAKEIATFVRQLGLKVTAQIQGDTVRVSGKSRDDLQSVIAAVKGKDFPLALNFQNFRD; via the coding sequence ATGCCCACCTTCGACATTGTTTCAGAAGTCAACTCCATGGAAATCGAGAACGCCGTCAACCAGGCGCGCAAAGAACTCGCCACGCGCTTCGATTTCAAAGACAGCCCGGCCGAGATCAATCTGGAGAAAAATGAGATCCACTTGACCGCTCTCGATGCCTACAAAATGAAAACGCTCGTCGAAATGGTCACGACCAAACTCTCCAAACGAGGCGTCAGTCCAAAAAACGTGGACAAAGGGGATCCTGACCTGTCGCCCTTGGGTCACGCGCGCCAAACCATCAAAATCAAACAGGGCCTCGACTCGACCGTTGCCAAGGAAATCGCCACCTTCGTGAGACAACTCGGCCTCAAAGTCACCGCACAGATTCAAGGGGATACCGTTCGAGTCAGCGGCAAAAGCAGGGATGACTTGCAATCCGTCATCGCCGCCGTGAAAGGAAAGGACTTTCCGCTTGCTCTCAACTTTCAGAATTTTCGCGATTGA